One Simkaniaceae bacterium genomic window, GCTACTCATTCATCAACGAAATCGAATTCAGGTTACGGATATTGGACGCTCAGTCTTTACTCAAGCTACTTCGATATTCGAAGCAGTGCAATCTCTTCAAACTTCTATCAATGCCACCAATGAATATTCCGGACAAGTCGTTGTGGGTTGCACTCATTCCTTTATGCAATCAGTTCTAATAGACACCTTGACAGCTCCCCATGGCTAAAACCGGGGGATTCCTAATTCACAGAGAACAGCTTTGCAACAAATTATTGTTGCCGAGTCTTCCGCTCTCTCCAAAGGCTAACCCCGCCAGCCCGACGGTTAAAATATTCTTAGCTGCATTGATATCTCTATCGAGCGTTTTCTTACAAGAAGGACACTCCCAGATTCTATCACTTAAGCTTAATCCATTATAGATATGTCCAC contains:
- a CDS encoding transposase, with protein sequence GHIYNGLSLSDRIWECPSCKKTLDRDINAAKNILTVGLAGLAFGESGRLGNNNLLQSCSL